TTTTGTAGATGTTCAATTTGATTATTATTTTTACTATTGCAAAGTTCATGTTGTGGGGAATCTATGTTTGAAAGTTTGCTGCTATTAGAAATTTCTCCACCTGTTACTCATATCCAAGTTGATTATGCTAAGAGAGGAAGTTTCCATGCTTGTTTGTGGTCCAGTGCATGTCAAAGGTCTATAGTAAAGTTGCTTTTTTTTCTTTCCAGAATCTTAATCCTGGACAAGGTTGGTTAGAACCTAAGGTGTTAGTCGAGCATTCAAAAGAGTTTCGATATGAAACCATATGGTTTGGTGCTTGAATTTGTGCCTCGCGAACCGATCGATCAAAAATCTGTGTAATTATATGGATTTTAAACAAAATTTGATAAGAGTGAACAATAAAATTAAAACATATTGCATCTTCTTCCTATTGGTACTTGTACAAAGTCTGGTACTCCCTCCGGCCCTAATACTTGGCACATATTTAGGCAAAATGTAGGCTAAGATATGTCTATGCCTAGATTCTCTAAACATGTGACAAATAAAATATTTATAGGTTAAACCTGTGAAGTATTTAGAGCGATAGTAGATTCAACCGTTACCGATTACTATCCGTGATACTTCATCCGTTTTTTAATACAAGGCCACTACAAAAAATACATTTTTTTTATCTACAAGGTCACTAACACTATTCGAGAAAAAATGATTAATTTTGTACCAAGTAGGATGGTGCTAGTTAATGAGAATGTTGCATGTCATCCACACTACTAATTCCATGCCTTAATTATTTGACCGTCAAAGAGAATCAAAAATTTCACAATGGATGTATTTTTTTTGAAACCACAAAACCATTCTCTTATGAAAATATTCTCTTAGCAGACATGCACTGTAGTTTGCATGGTGAGAGTAGCACATAATTTTTCCTTGTGTAGTTTGTTTCAACAATCAAAATATTTTTTCCACGATGGAAGAAAACAAAGTAGGAAAATCATTGATGGCGACAAATCCAAACTTGGGACAGACTGGATCGTTTGGTAGTAGTTCCTTAGATATGAAGAGATTTGTGGAAGAGTCATTTAGGGCGGACAAAAATCactagtaagtagtactaccgagACAGTCCGGGGTCAATTAGCAGCATCAGCCTTGACCATGCATGGGCCACATTACTCTCATGCCTTGAGCTCTTGATTATATTAACCATGTGAGACGAAATCAGCTTCCTTGAAATACGGCTGCTGGAATCAGCCAAATATTAGGAGGAAAAGTCCGTAATATTCTGAAAGCTATTATTAGGATGGGATTCGTAAAAGGCAATTAGTATTCATGCCTGATTTAACATATGAGCTGTTTCGTTTGGCAAGCCACGCCAACAATTCGTGTGCTCTGCATATGTGAGCCATccatccctccctccctccctcccatcATCTCCCTCCAGCTGCGTATGGATGGAAAAAACAAAAGAAGGGCGGGAGATGAAAAAAGTGGCGCAAAATTTGTACGAAAACTTCTAACCTTGGCCTCCTCCCTTCTATAAATATAGGGAGGGATGGAGTCTACGCGTGGGGTTGGTGCTTGCAGCTGTGCCTCATGGACTGATCGATCGAAAAGTTGTGTAATTATATATGAATTTTTAACAAAACTTGATAAAAGTGAACAATAAAATTAAAACATATTGCATCTTCTTCCTTTTGGTAGTTGTAAAAAAAACTGGTACTACCTCCGGCTTTAATACTTGGAACATATTTAGGTAAAATGTAGGCTAATATATGTCTAGATTCTCTAAACATGTGACAAATATTCAGAGCTTAAACCTGTGATAAGTATTTAGAGCCATAGATTCAGCCATAGGATATATGGGTTGTAGGGCAATGCCGCCACTTGTTTCGTTTCATTGTACATGCTAGGTTCATCGCTAGAGTCCGATCGAGGATATATGGGTTGTAGGGCAATGCGACACTTTGCAACTTGATCGTCAAAGTGAATGGAAATTTTCACCATGGATGTAATTTCCTTGAAACCTCAAAACCATTCGCTGATGGAAACATTCTCTTAGCAAACATGCAGTTCGCATGGTGAGAGTGGCACATAATTTTTCCTTATGTATTTTGATTCGAACAATTGAAATGTTGTTTCCATCATGGAAGAAAACAGAGAAGGAAAATCATCCATGGCAACAAATCCGGTAGCACCATTTTGGTAGTAGCTCCTTATAAATGTGGAGAGATTTGTGGAAGAATGATTTAGAACAGAGAATAATAACTAGTATACTACCGAGAGAGTCTGGGGTCAATTAGCATGGGAAATCAATCAACACCGAACCATGCATTAGCCACATTAATTCCCTGCCTTGATTGTATTAACGATGCTACTCCGTCAGATGGGATCCATTGCCTTTGAAAGACACCTGATGTGGAAAAGAGAGTAATTTGTGGAAGCGATTATTAGGATGGGATCACAAAAGGCAGTCAGTATCTATGCCTGCCTGATTTAACGTACGAGGTGTTGGCAAGCCACGCCAGCAATCCGTGTGCTCTGCACATGTGAGCCGTCCATCCCTGGCTCCCATGACCGATCTCTCTCCAGCTGCATATGGATGGGAAAAAACAAAAGAAGGGCGGGAGATGAAAAAAGTGGCGCAAATTTGTACGAAAATTTCTACCTTGGTCTCCTCCCGTCTATAAATATAGAGAGGGGTGTACCTTACGCGTGCGTCGTGTGTGacgacttagactttgactcttgctcggagaggagaggagaggagaggagagcgaCGGAGTGCGGCTGCTTCGACAAAGTGACCTCTCTACAGAGGAAGATGCATGGTCGGCAAGGCAAGGTCTTGTGTGAGATAGGTATGATCGACCCGATGATTGAATCTTGATCATGTATCGTGGTGTTCAGTGCTAAATACTTACGGAATCAGTTAACAACAGGTCCGAGCGTGGAGGCGCACCTGCTGTTCCTCTTCTCGGAAGGGAGAGGGTGGCCTCGCCAGCACCAGCGATCGACGCCGGACGTCCGCGCGTGCTAGGTAGATCTTGTCGCGACACGATGGACAAAGCAGGAAGTCGGGTAACCACGCACGCACGCGTGCATGCCTATATTCTTCTCGCGGGTTTTCTGTTCATTTTTTATTGGCATTGGTTCCATGTTAGTTGGATGGTATGGTTCTGATCCAGTGATCCTGGATACGTACGTATGAAGGTGTAGAGTAGAGATCGATGCATATATGTGTTCTTTTCCTTGTACTAGTAGTATATTAATTAATTGGAAATGCTTGGTTTCGGTCGCCCGGTCGCAGCGCCAACCGATGAGGAGAGGTTGTGCAGCCTGCAACGACTGCTACTGCGCATTTGTGTCATCGTCAAGGAGGCAGATGGCCGGGTTATCACAAACCAGGCCATGCTGCACCAACTTTACACCATTTTTTCACCTACAGATAGAAAATTGAAGCGATGTGCATAGAAAAGTTGAACCGGTAACACATGTAAAGCAATCAAGACCTGCCACCAATTTCTCTCGATCTTAAGCAGCAACTTCTATCTCTCTGGTCAATCAATCTTGATACGTCCCTAAAAAAGGACCGCCTTAGAAGGGTGGAACAAACAATATAGAATGACATTTTTCTTGCCCAGATCCGATTCCATTTTGATTAAATTGGAGATGTATCTGTAATCACAAAGAAATGAATCCTTCTacagcgccggcgccttcgacgcgctctgctccttactctactccgcctagcaaaccggtctccaatgtgtctaatgcaaagaagtccgaatctgctggaaatacgagtggttctagcatgtctacagcgcgcaaccgcgatatgctttgccatacatgtggtggcaagggtcacttcaagagagattgtcctaaccgcaaagtcatgattccGTAAGTTTTTTTTCCCTGTATCTCGGCGAAAATGTTTTATATGACCAAGATCAATTAGTCTAAATTTTTAATAATGTATACTACTACTAGTAAACGTGCAACATTAAACAATTTATTTAAATTCAGATATCACCTCCAAAGGAAAGAATCGCACACGCGGAAGCTCATGGGCGCTACTGTTCCTACTACTAGATGCTGTTGTAGCACGATGTAGCAATGGATTCGCGCGGAGGCGATGCGAATCGTGGTGTCCGCCCCACCCCGTTCGCTGTTTTTATCCCGACCAGCTGGAGTTGACTCGTTGTGGCCATCACGGGAGCATCCCGAGCTCGCGCCGGTGTTGGATGTGTTGGGGAGCTCCTGATTTGGGCGTAGTGGCGGCCGGCCCTAGCTTCTTCATGCGGCGCAACATATACGACGAGATCTCGTTGAATCGAGCAGGATGAAGAGCTCATGCGGACGTGGGCTCAACGACAAGCTCAAACCGGCTTCCACACCCGCCGCAGACCTCGTCTCCTACCCCCGCCTCCCGCCGCCAGCGGGCGCCGCTCGTCGCCCCTGGCCCTTGAACGTCGCCGTCGCTCAATCACATGAGGCGCCCCAAATCACTAAACGTCGCCGCTCCTAGCCACTAAACGCTCGAATCCTTGTCGTGGGAGCATAGGCTTGGCGCTCGGGAGGAGGTGGCGTTTAGAGGACGACCCGCTCGTAGGAGCATAGGCTTGGCGCTCGGGAGGAGGTGGCGTTTAGAGGGCGGCGGCGCTTTGACTTTTAGCGGAAGTGGAGTACGCGACGGTGACCAGATCGAGGCTTGGTGGCGATGGGCTCGCCAGCTCTGGGAGCAGTAGGCGGGGCGCGGATGCTCGCGGGGAGAAGGCGGGGCGGGACAGCGAGAAGGCAGGCTGATGTAGGCCGGCGTTCTCTCGCCGGTGTACCCCCAGGGACTACGCGCGGCGCCTGCTGGCGGTGGGAGGCGGAGGTAGGAGACGAAGTCGTTCGTGGGTTAGGTGGAGGATTTCCTTATCCGGTGTTTTTGGTTGATTAGCTACCAGCTTCAAGACACGGTCAACGCGCGCAGGTACCAGGATGTAATCTCCGCGCACATCAGACGGCGATGCACGCATACGTAGCTACCTACGTGGGTAGCAGATGCActctagtccaataaatgccataatatgatataaagtgcaagcaaaacatgtaggtattgtcataaaacaagcatggaacatcagaaattatagatacgttggagacgtatcagcatccccaagcttagttcctactcgtcctcattTCAAGCACCGGTAGTttgatcagcatccccaagcttagttcctactcgtcctcatgTAGGTGTTTTCAGAaattaggcggaagggcaggtcaaggggcgtcacgggggccccacacaacagggccctcATTTCAAGCACCGGTAGTTTGATCTGGTAGTGATATGTCCAGACATCATGCTCCTGCAGCACAAAGATGGTCAGCCCTGTCATGTCATCCTTATCGATGGACGCGGCAAGCTTGCCACTCATTTCAAGCAGGTGCATAACATGGCGGGGCTCCGCAGCCGCGGGCGGGCTCATGTGCCGGAAGGTCTCCGCCACCGTGTGAAACGCCAGTATCATGTGGTAGCGGACACCGAAGCGTTCCCTCCAGTGCAGGTGCAGGCTGCCATTGACAAGGACCGGCGCGCCAAAGATGTGTATTCCACTCCTCCCGCCTTGTCCTGGATAACCCACACTCCTCGGTTGGTCGGTTCCGACGGTGAGGAGGCAGTACGTATGCCGACTGGACCAATTTCCATCGGGGTTCCATCGTGTCCAATACAGCACGCGGTACTCCCCTGAAGGGTGGTGCCGGTAGAGGGTGACTACAGTGCCGGCATGGGGGCTCGGGCCCGTGGCGAGCGGCGCCCACTGCCGCGTGGTCGGGTTGCAGATGCACTGGCCGACGACGAAGAGACCGTCGCACGAGGCGCGGGCGGGGAAGTGGGTGCCTGTAGGACCTGATTAGAGCGAGCTCAggctggcggcggtggtggtcgaGGAGGAACGCGGGGTCGGAGGCGAGGCGGCGCCAGGAGCGGCGGACGGCGCGGCAGCGGAGCACGCAGTTGGCCGGGAGGCGCACCAGGATGTCGCGCAGTATGTCCTCCGGGAGGGCGGCGAGCCGGTCGGGCCCCGCCCTGCTTCTCCTTCTTGGAACGGTCGCCCGACGGGCTTCTTCCCCGGTGGCGACGCGCCGCCTGGATCGGAGCAGCATTGCTGGTGCGACGACGACGAGTTTGGTTGGGGAATGTGTGCGCGCTGCCTGGACGGTTCTTGATGGAGCGATTCGCAGTGCGCAGCCCAGCCCAGCCCAGTTCATCTATCCTTCCCTGCAGCCCACCAACCCCGCGCGCTAAAAAGTTACTGGGCGCCTGCTTTACATTTTCACATGCCAAAACATACAGCACGCGATGcgcgagattttttttttttttgcggtgaAATAAACTGATATTGACTTGGCAATATTACAGAAAGGTCCACAAAGACAAAAAATTACAACCAAGCCCTTCTGCAAGTCGACCACGCCGGCACCACGAAGCTGTCGGTGGCGCGCCGTCGCAACAGCTTCTCTTGTCGCCTTGGAAAGGAAGCAGACCCCCAGCGAACGGGAAGTCGACGAGCGCCGGTCCCAGAGGACCTACCTCGGAAGCCACCATCGTCAACGAGCCAAGCAAcaccatcttcttcttcatcttcatacGCCGGATCCATCGCCCCAAATCCGGCCAGGGGAGAGCGCGCCCGGCAGCTCCAAGGAGCTGCGGACACGGGGAGAGCGGCCGCTCCACGTCGGAGCTCCAGAGAACGCCGCCGTCGAAGGGGCTGAGCGCCGCCACCAAACACCACACCGGCCGCGCCACCGCCTCCAAAGCGCCGCCGACAGAGGTCCTAGCAAACCCTACACTATATACACACCGAGATTCGGTGTTCCCCCACCCTCCCGCTGCCGGAGCGGTTGGTGGGGGAGGAGGAACCACCGGATCTACGGCGGCGAGGTAGGTTGGCTGGGGAGGTTTCAGAAAATCGCCCTGTCCTGTAGACGAAGGAGAAGGAACGGTCCACGGTCCGTTTGCTTGTATTCGCTCCCATGATGCGCGAGATTCAGCGCGCGATGCCGCTGTATGCCACACGTGTCAAAGATTTTCATGCGCCTACTAGAACGATCAAACTAGCGTCGCGCTCGCGATAAAATATTCGGTTTTTACCAACCGGTTTTTTTTTGCGCCGGTTGGAAATGCTCTTAGGGTTGTAAATATTTTTGTTTTTATTATCTAAAGTAAATATTTGCAAAAAATAGAACATTGTTAGAACCCATGATGTGACGTCCTATTAAGTGGACTTATGTTCTATACCGTTTAGCTACCGATGAACATCTGTAGGCTGTAGCTGAGGCGACACCAGCTCTTTGTCAATTTTGTGCGAACTAACCCAATCAAAAAATTTGGCCATTAAACGGGAAATACCACCCCATCGATTGTGACCAGGTTCATTGTGATTTTTATCAGATGGATTTGCTAATTGTCATATGAAAAACAGATACCAAGGATGGTCGGTATTATGTTGAGATCAGTGCAAGTTTCTTTATATTTGCAGAAGGAAGAAAACAGAGGACTTTGTATGGGCCATCATTCTGCTTGGGCTCTCTTTGGGTTTCCATTCGCAGTGAACTGCGACatgccacaccagcaccggcgccTCCCACCGCGTTGGGCATCCTCCCCACTTCCGGCCGCTCCGCTGGAGCGCTCGTCGTGCCGCGCCGCCGCCTGATTCGTCGTCGCCGTGCGCCTCCACCCCTCGACTCGACCCAAACCCTGCACAGATTCATTCCCCAACCATAACCATCGCGGCCACGATGCTGCTCCGTTCCGGGCGGCGCCTCGCGACCCTTGAGGAAGCAGCACGGGCGACCGTGCCGAGATGCAGAACAAGGGCAAGGTCGGATCTTTTCGCCGGCTTGCCGGAGGAGATCCTGCTTGACATCCTGCTCCGCCTCCCGCCCAAGTCCGTGCTCCGATGCCGTGCCGTCTGCCGGCTGTGGCGCCGCATCGCCTCGGACCCCGCGTTCCTCCtcgaccaccaccgccgccagccGGAGCTCCCCCTAATGAACTGCGGCGGCCGCCTCAGAGCTCTCCATCGCCAGGCCCGCAGGATCCACCCAGTATTTCGGTTCCCCGAAGCCTTCCCTTTCGGCTTCACCGCCGACGCCTCGTGCGACGGCCTGCTGATCTCTGGCCAGCACATCTGCAACCCAACCACGCGGCAGTGGGCGCCTCTCAGCCCCAACCCAAAGCACGGCGTCGAGAACATCCTCGGCCTCTACCGGCATCAACCCTCAGGGGAGTACCGCGTGCTCTACTGGAGGTACCCAAACAACCTCTACAACATGGACTGCCTGATCGAGTACCGCGTCCTCGCCGTGGGAACCGACGACCCCAGGATCATCGATTGTTCAGCAACCCCGGTTGAAACAGAGCTGATAAGCAGGGGAGGACCAGCCATCTACGGCGCAGCAGTCCTTCTCAATGCCAACCTGCACCTACACTGGAGAAAGTCGTTCGGCGTCCCCTACCACCGAATCCTGGTGTTCGACACGGTCGCAGAGACGTTTCGGCACATGCGCCCGCCAGCCGTGAACCCCCGCCATGTCATGCACCTGTTTGACATGGGTGGCACGCTTGCCGCATCCACCAGCAAGGACGGCATGACAGGGATGAGCATATTCATGCTCCAGGACCACGATGTATGGGCGTTCCGGTATCGGATAACACTGCCGGTGGTGGATATCAGGCGTTTCCAGGAGCGAGGGGATTGGTGGGCAAAGGTTGTGAACAAGGAGGGAGACGTGCTGGTCACCTGCTACGAACACCTGTTACTTTTTGACAAAGTGGGCAATCTGATTGGCAACTCCAAGTTTGATGATGACCTGCCGGTGGTTCTGCCTTTTAGACTGAAAGAGAGTCTTGTTCAGCATACATTTTTCCAAAAGACGGAGAACTGATTCCTGGAGACTTGTTCACGAGTTCTCATTTGCCATGTTAACTGAATGTGAGTATGTTCTTTCGTGTTACTTCCTTCTAAATTCACTTTACCTATATACTTCAACTAGATATAATACAATCAGTAAGCTATAAGATAGTATTTGGATGGGAACAGGGTATCGGTTCTCTGAGTAAATCTCATTAGGGAGCATATAGTTCTCCTTTTCCGTGGTTACGTTTGATCACATTATTGAATCTCTTGAAAATTTTAATACCAGAAATGGTCTTGAACGGACAATTGCTCAGCATAAGGAAAACAACAGGATTGAAGTTGCCCTTTTTCATGTATCAAAGAAACAAAATGAATACTTATTAAAAACTCACAAATTGTACCCCCCCTATCCCCAATATACCCGTATTTATGTTAGCAGGAAAACTTATACCAATCGTGCATATTTTGCTAAAGATTGCAAACCAAAATGCTCTTCTTCTAATGAACGACACACACTTGCTTGTGATTAGAGATACATCTCCATCTTACTCAGAACCAAACAACTATCTTTTGCATACTCAGAATCTGTTAACTAATTTCTTTACGGTTTATGATGTTTGAAGATTACCTTAGCTATGTTAAAATAGCAGCTGAAGCTCTCACTGAACAGTTGCTGATCTATTCTTGTGGGAACACTTAGATAACAGAGTTTACTATTCAGTGCAGACTTTATTCTAAGGTTCCTATGCAGCTGATGCCTCCTTTGTTTCAGCTATTTTAATGTTATTTAAATACATGTTATGTTAGTATTCTTATGCACACATTTTTATTTCTGTTCTTTACAAGTGTACTGCAGCCTCAGTGAAACTGATTTTCACTGTATTTGTATCCTCGATTTAAGCCCTGCATATATCCAAGCTTCAACCTTCGATGAATATAAGTTGATTTTAAGCTTCTATTCATATTGACAACTTACTGACTCTTACACGTATTCTATTTGTTTCTTTCAGGCATTGTTGGAATGCTTTAACTGTTGCCTACGATTAGGTAGTTCTCTGCTAATAGGAGAGAATATAACAAAGGGTTTGGGGTAGAACAGAGGCGTACAAGCCAGACAGGTAGAAAGAAACAAAGGAGCCAATGGAGAGATGAGATACTTTGTTCAGTTCTCTCAAATGGGCCAGCTTCTCTTATTCGCAACTATCTACTCCCAGGCTCCCAGCAGAACCATTGATTTTGATGCTTGAATATAGATTTTTGAAATTGAGTTGTCCAGATTGTCTGTTGTGGAATTCTGGACACAAGCCAAATTGAGTAGTGAATTGCTTGCTGGTTTGAGATACGCTCAGATGATATTTGATATATCAAGAACTTAGCCCGACAAAGAGAAAACTGGTAAGTTTTTGTTTTCTCGGCAGAATGTGTTACAGCTTATGTAATTCTGAAAGACTATCATTCCGATCTACACTACTATCAGAAGAGAACTGATTGTGCTGCTTGAGTTTTGTAACTCTTTTCGCAAAAAGGAAACCCTGAATATTTCTTTTCACCTTAAAAACGTCTTGACTTTTCACTGCAGTTAACATCTATGAAACCTTTGGTCAACACATACACCATGCCGCCGTTCATGAAACTATTAGCATAACAGAATCATCACACAGAAGTTGGTAAATGTAACAGGTCAACAACATACAAATCAAGCTCCCCACTGTAGCAGCATAGTCCAAAACATGGGCAACATCTGAAGTACTCTACCAGTCCCTGAAATCAGCAGAGAGAGCCAGATTAAGAGATTCAGTAAGTCGAACAGAACAAGGGATGGAAACATAAAGTTAAATTCATATCCAAGGAATGGATCAACGGAAGCTTAGTTATGTGTCGGGGAGTACAAGCTTAAAGTGACATACAGTGGTATGGAAATTTTACTGAGGCTGCAGTTCCAAATGTAACCAACGGAAACAATCAAAGGCTCCTAACTATGTTTGTTGAACAAAGACACCAACCAAACACATAATTCCAAATGTCAGTAATATAGCTAAAGCACACGAGGTATCAACTGCACAACAGCGGCACAGGATCCTCAGAAAAATATGGCTCGGAACGAATTCATCAAAATTGTTAGTCCTGCAAATTTCAGCATAAAGTCCGGACTGAACAGCAGCCTAGTTTATGATAGTGCACCCAGCGATATAAGTGCACCCACAAGAACAAATGACGAACCTTAAACACAAATGAACTAACCAGGTTAAAGAATTCTgaatgcatcaaaataaaaatgaTATAGTCATTCTGATTTGATTAAATTGGAGATGTATCTCTAATCACAAAGAAATGAATATTCTCCCGATAATATTTTTTGGTGCATCCTCAACAGTATTCCTAATGCGTATCAGATTCCCTACAGACCTGAACTACAGTATAATGGGAATAGGTAGGTCTCAACAAAGTATGGTTGCTCGAAAAAAGATCTCAACAAGTACGAACAAGATCAGAGGTTAGAAACAGAACAAAAACTCAATCTATATCTAGATTGTTCCTTTAGTAAGAATTCATTGTTTTTCTTTGGTACAATACTGCAATTCCAAATGGATGATGTTGAACAGACAGAAAGATAGCAACAAACCTAAAGATTGGAAACAAACAAAAGTTTTCCTACAAGAACAGATCACAGCTGTGATCTGCTATTAAACAAGTCATAGTTAGCTTCACTCGTCAGAAAGGGCATGGGCAAAGAAATCAAACGGCTTCCAAATTCTGGCAAAAAACTATTGATGCAATTGTGACGTATCTTTAATCACAAAGAAGTGTGTAGTGCCTCAAAAGACAAAAATAGGGCATGCATCCATGACAAAATATATCCGAGATGTGTATCAGCTCCTATCAACATGGATCAGGATATATTGGGGATATGTCTCAGCGAGTATGATAAGTATCAGAGTGAAACAAATtataagaaaaaaaaaactctacTCATTATCTAGATTGTGCTTTTAGTAAGAATGCATATACTATTTTCTTCAACACATGAGGAAATGCAGCACCAAATTGATCAAGTTCAACAGCACATCATACTATTCAGCACCATGAGGATTGAATTTATTTTTACCATGTCATGTAACTTGTATGAATCCATGAAAAAGGAGCGGTTTAAAACCTTGAATTCTCACTTGAGTGTTTGTGTGTACGGAAGGCATTAGTGCACTGCCGTACTAGTTGAATCCAATTCGAAACAAACACATTGGTTATGAAATGCCTAAACCCAAGTGCCAACCTATTTTTACATTATGCCTTGTCATCAATATGGACGACAGGACCTAAGCAGAAACATGCCACCATGGTGCAGTCCTGAATTTATTTCGGAAACACCATACAATATTGCGTACAGATCAGCTTTTTTACCTTGTGTTGACCGGTTTTCTAATTTCTGAAACAGCTATCTGGTTCAagatattttctgtttttatttaaaTTTTTAGGAGGTTTAGATGATTTTTCAAAGGTAACCACCGAGAAGCCACAATCTTCAAGCTAATAAGATTTGGTGTGCTACGTTCCCAGCCAAGTATCACGCTATAAACATGTATCAGTCTAACTGAGAAGATTATGTATAATAGCCTAGCCTATTGGTTGCATTCTATCTAGATTATAGTTCACCTTTCAGAAAAAGCTAGAATTTAGAAACTAGAAGTAACCACAAAGAACTTACTTGCATTTGACATTGCACGTAATGAGATCTCGACAATTCAGAACCAGTTACTCTCTTTTTGGAAAAGGGTGGGCTAAAGAATAGTTTCTTTGAGCATATGAGGAATGACGACCAAATTGCCCTTTCTGTCACGGTGCAACAGCTGGCCAGGGATGCAAGACCCAGGCCCCATGACAACACTATGATGGACAAGACATACAATAGGGAACATTCATTGATAACAGCTGGCTTCTTTAATTCCTAAGCTGAAGAACGTACAtagagaaacaaaaagatatagaaATGACGAGCTTGCTATGTGTAGACTGTGGAGTTGCACTACTAAAATACAATTGGTTTCAAAAACATGGTACAATTTCGCGCGCAAATTCAGTTTCTCTCCTTGTGCTAACAAGTAGATTTGTTGAGTAGTTTTCTGTTCAAGAACCATTTCTGTTATGTTTTAAGTTTTCAAGAGGCTTAATTTTTTTTCCGAAGCTACTATCTGCTTGTCACTAAGATCTGATTTTCCTAAGGAGAATCCACATCCTGTCCCCATTCAAAATGCTATGTTATAATCTGGTCCCGTCTAGATCAAGAGAATAGGTATAGCTTACTAATTGTATCATA
This region of Lolium perenne isolate Kyuss_39 chromosome 2, Kyuss_2.0, whole genome shotgun sequence genomic DNA includes:
- the LOC127331098 gene encoding F-box protein At3g07870; this encodes MLLRSGRRLATLEEAARATVPRCRTRARSDLFAGLPEEILLDILLRLPPKSVLRCRAVCRLWRRIASDPAFLLDHHRRQPELPLMNCGGRLRALHRQARRIHPVFRFPEAFPFGFTADASCDGLLISGQHICNPTTRQWAPLSPNPKHGVENILGLYRHQPSGEYRVLYWRYPNNLYNMDCLIEYRVLAVGTDDPRIIDCSATPVETELISRGGPAIYGAAVLLNANLHLHWRKSFGVPYHRILVFDTVAETFRHMRPPAVNPRHVMHLFDMGGTLAASTSKDGMTGMSIFMLQDHDVWAFRYRITLPVVDIRRFQERGDWWAKVVNKEGDVLVTCYEHLLLFDKVGNLIGNSKFDDDLPVVLPFRLKESLVQHTFFQKTEN